From a region of the Chitinophaga caseinilytica genome:
- a CDS encoding lysylphosphatidylglycerol synthase transmembrane domain-containing protein, translated as MPKTLKTIIQFAVFLGLGILIIWWTVRGFTPQQISEIKSAMRHGNYWLLIPTMILGIGSHWVRAIRWRLLFSPLGYEPKKLNTFFAVMIGYLLNLAVPRLGEVARCGVLSRYEKIPVDRLVGTMIAERAIDLLCLILLLTVTVLIQVDVVGAFVSQYIWTPLSAKFTGVPLMTWGIVVAGGLLFVMLVAWLLRRFKSTKAGISFRNLLRGIVEGILSVGKLRDKGWFLFYTLLMWALYFSQVYIAFWCMDETVGLGAKAAMSILAFGSIGMIATQGGIGAYQYIVQQILVLYGISATIGFAFGWIIWLAQTALMLVLGFGSLAAIPLLNKKPAEPQQP; from the coding sequence ATGCCGAAAACGCTCAAAACCATCATACAGTTCGCTGTTTTTCTCGGGCTTGGCATATTAATTATCTGGTGGACGGTGCGGGGCTTCACGCCCCAGCAGATCTCTGAGATCAAAAGCGCCATGCGCCATGGCAATTACTGGCTCCTCATCCCGACCATGATCCTGGGCATCGGCAGCCACTGGGTGCGCGCCATCCGCTGGCGGCTCCTCTTCTCCCCGCTCGGCTACGAACCCAAAAAACTCAATACCTTTTTCGCCGTCATGATCGGCTACCTCCTGAACCTGGCCGTTCCCCGGCTGGGCGAAGTAGCACGTTGCGGGGTGCTTTCCCGCTATGAGAAAATCCCCGTAGACCGGCTCGTGGGCACCATGATCGCCGAGCGCGCCATTGACCTGCTTTGCCTCATCCTGCTGCTGACCGTAACGGTGCTCATCCAGGTGGATGTGGTAGGCGCTTTCGTGAGCCAGTACATCTGGACGCCGCTGTCCGCCAAATTCACCGGGGTGCCGCTGATGACCTGGGGGATCGTTGTGGCCGGGGGCCTGCTCTTCGTCATGCTCGTAGCCTGGCTCCTGCGCCGATTCAAATCCACCAAAGCCGGCATTTCTTTCCGCAACCTCCTCCGCGGCATTGTGGAAGGCATCCTTTCCGTCGGTAAACTGCGCGACAAAGGCTGGTTCCTCTTTTATACCCTGCTCATGTGGGCGCTGTATTTCTCACAGGTCTACATCGCTTTCTGGTGCATGGATGAAACGGTGGGCCTGGGCGCCAAAGCCGCCATGTCTATCCTCGCTTTCGGCAGCATCGGCATGATCGCCACACAGGGCGGTATCGGCGCATATCAATACATCGTGCAGCAGATCCTTGTGCTGTACGGCATTTCCGCCACCATCGGCTTCGCCTTCGGATGGATCATCTGGCTCGCACAAACGGCCCTCATGCTCGTGCTCGGCTTCGGAAGCCTCGCCGCCATCCCGCTCCTCAACAAAAAACCGGCGGAACCGCAGCAGCCCTGA
- the ppk1 gene encoding polyphosphate kinase 1, with protein MKKTTKLKSVLSKKKTIIRDISWLSFNARVLQEAADTTVPLYERIRFLGIFSNNLDEFFRVRVATLKRMVAFGRSARMHLEENPELILEEIQATVISQQQEFDRIWKEIEEELKNEHIFIRTEKHLNREQQKFVQNYFNDHVRTNIIPLMIESIPNLPYLRDKSIYLAVVLAKEDNSVRQTYALIEIPTTVLPRFLILPSKEGEHDIMLMEDVIRFNLPHVFSYFGYDKFSSSIIKVTRDAELDIDNDIATSLIHQLEKGIKARRKGKPVRFIYDNQIDPYLLEFLIRRLGLSRKDNLLPGGRIHNFKDFMDFPEEVFTRERMRRKTLIHPLFQNVPSVMSVIREQDVMLHTPYHSFDTIIDLLRESAMDPQVTTIKITAYRLARNSRIINALINAVRNGKQVVVVLELRARFDEEANLKWKERLEEEGVKVLYGVPGMKVHAKICVIKKRTGNSTVQYGFVSTGNLNERTAKVYGDHCLLTSDRGILADINRIFRYLESPRHDEKILQQCKTLLVSPHNMRKSFIRMIDREIRNAGNKKAAGITLKMNSLSDEIMIDKLYEAARAGVDVKLIIRGICCAYTSNKKWKKDIEAISIVDEYLEHARVFIFHNGGQEKVFIASSDWMVRNLDHRVEAAAEIVDPVIRQELIEILNIQLLSNVKVRILDNEQRNAYKHSPGRKVRAQLEIFKYLHDKTYN; from the coding sequence GTGAAGAAGACGACGAAATTGAAATCGGTCCTTTCGAAGAAGAAGACCATCATAAGGGACATCAGCTGGCTTTCCTTCAACGCCAGGGTATTACAGGAAGCGGCAGACACCACGGTGCCCCTCTATGAAAGGATCCGCTTCCTCGGTATATTCTCCAACAACCTCGACGAGTTTTTCCGCGTGCGCGTAGCCACGCTCAAGCGTATGGTGGCCTTCGGCCGCAGCGCCCGCATGCACCTGGAAGAAAATCCCGAGCTCATCCTCGAAGAAATACAGGCCACGGTGATTTCCCAGCAACAGGAATTCGACCGCATCTGGAAAGAGATCGAAGAAGAACTGAAAAACGAACATATTTTCATCCGGACGGAAAAACACCTCAACCGGGAACAACAGAAATTCGTCCAGAATTACTTCAACGATCATGTGCGGACCAACATCATCCCCCTCATGATCGAATCCATCCCCAACCTGCCCTACCTGCGCGATAAATCCATCTATCTCGCCGTGGTACTGGCCAAAGAGGATAATTCCGTGCGGCAGACGTATGCGCTCATCGAAATCCCCACCACCGTGTTGCCCCGCTTCCTCATCCTGCCCAGCAAGGAAGGCGAGCACGATATCATGCTGATGGAAGACGTCATCCGGTTCAACCTTCCGCATGTATTTTCGTATTTCGGATACGATAAATTCAGCTCGTCGATCATTAAGGTAACGCGCGACGCGGAGCTCGATATCGATAACGACATCGCCACTTCCCTCATCCACCAGCTCGAAAAAGGCATTAAGGCGCGCCGGAAAGGCAAGCCCGTCCGCTTCATTTACGACAACCAGATCGACCCCTACCTCCTCGAATTCCTCATCCGCCGGCTGGGCCTTTCCCGGAAAGACAACCTCCTGCCCGGCGGGCGTATCCATAATTTCAAGGACTTCATGGATTTCCCCGAAGAAGTCTTTACCCGCGAGCGCATGCGCCGCAAAACCCTCATCCATCCCCTGTTCCAGAACGTGCCCAGCGTGATGAGCGTTATCCGCGAGCAGGACGTGATGCTCCATACGCCTTACCATTCCTTCGACACCATCATCGACCTCCTCCGCGAATCTGCCATGGACCCGCAGGTGACCACCATCAAGATCACCGCTTACCGCCTGGCCAGGAACAGCCGCATCATCAACGCCCTCATCAACGCCGTGCGCAACGGCAAACAGGTAGTGGTAGTGCTGGAACTGCGCGCCCGGTTCGATGAAGAGGCCAACCTGAAATGGAAGGAAAGGCTGGAAGAAGAAGGCGTGAAAGTGCTGTACGGCGTGCCGGGGATGAAAGTGCACGCCAAAATCTGCGTTATCAAGAAGCGCACCGGCAACTCCACCGTGCAATACGGTTTCGTGAGCACCGGCAACCTCAACGAGCGCACGGCCAAAGTGTATGGCGATCATTGCCTGCTGACGAGCGACAGGGGCATCCTGGCCGATATCAACCGCATTTTCCGGTACCTCGAAAGCCCCCGGCACGATGAAAAGATCCTCCAGCAATGCAAAACCCTCCTGGTAAGCCCGCACAACATGCGCAAATCGTTCATCCGCATGATCGATAGGGAAATCCGCAACGCGGGCAATAAAAAGGCGGCCGGCATCACGCTGAAGATGAATTCTTTGTCGGACGAGATCATGATCGACAAGCTCTACGAAGCCGCCAGGGCGGGCGTGGACGTGAAACTGATCATCCGCGGCATCTGTTGCGCCTATACGTCGAACAAGAAATGGAAGAAAGACATCGAGGCGATCAGCATTGTGGACGAGTACCTCGAGCACGCAAGGGTCTTCATTTTCCATAACGGCGGGCAGGAAAAGGTATTCATCGCTTCGTCGGACTGGATGGTCCGCAACCTCGACCACCGCGTGGAGGCCGCGGCGGAGATCGTGGACCCCGTGATCCGGCAGGAACTGATCGAGATTTTGAACATACAGCTGTTGAGCAACGTGAAAGTCAGGATCCTGGACAACGAGCAGCGGAATGCCTATAAGCACTCGCCGGGCCGGAAGGTCCGCGCCCAGCTGGAAATTTTCAAATACCTCCACGACAAGACCTATAATTGA
- a CDS encoding YeeE/YedE family protein encodes MNFLKSPWPWYVAGPLIGLSVPLLMLIGNKALGISSSLRHICAACLPGKIPFFQYDWKKESWNLWFVGGIALGALLVLLFLGNGEPVALNPSTIAALRANGVQEFDEILPGDIFNWGNAFNGVGLLFFVAGGFLVGFGTRYAGGCTSGHSIYGISTLQWPSLVATICFMAGGFAMTHLILPPLMRWLLL; translated from the coding sequence ATGAACTTTTTAAAGTCTCCCTGGCCGTGGTACGTCGCCGGACCGCTCATCGGCCTGTCTGTTCCGCTGCTGATGCTGATCGGCAACAAGGCGCTGGGCATCTCGTCATCGCTCCGGCACATCTGCGCGGCCTGTCTTCCCGGCAAAATTCCGTTTTTTCAGTATGACTGGAAAAAAGAAAGCTGGAATCTTTGGTTCGTCGGCGGTATTGCCCTGGGCGCCCTGCTGGTGCTGCTGTTTCTCGGCAACGGCGAGCCGGTGGCCCTGAACCCCTCCACCATAGCGGCCCTGAGGGCCAACGGGGTGCAGGAGTTCGATGAAATACTGCCTGGCGATATCTTCAACTGGGGCAATGCCTTTAACGGCGTCGGCCTGTTGTTTTTCGTTGCCGGTGGCTTCCTCGTAGGTTTCGGCACCCGGTACGCCGGCGGTTGCACGTCCGGCCATTCCATTTACGGCATTTCCACCCTGCAATGGCCGTCGCTCGTAGCTACCATCTGTTTTATGGCTGGCGGCTTCGCGATGACGCACCTCATTCTTCCACCTCTCATGCGCTGGTTGCTCTTATGA
- a CDS encoding aldehyde dehydrogenase family protein: MEQILQQFGIAGSNSGVSTGSNILKANGTVITSHSPVDGKTIASVTCASRENYDEVIKTAQSAYEAWRMWPAPRRGEVVRQVGEALRANKEALGRLVSYEMGKSLQEGYGEVQEMIDICDFAVGLSRQLHGLTMHSERPGHRMYEQWHPLGIVGIISAFNFPVAVWSWNSMLAWVCGDVCIWKPSEKTPLTAIACQHIAAKVFAANGVPEGVSCLVVGDREVGEWMSADGRVPLVSATGSTRMGKAVGAAVGARLGRALLELGGNNAIIISKDADLDMSLVGCVFGAVGTAGQRCTSTRRLIIHESVYEAFKTKLVNAYKQLRIGNPLDEHNHVGPLIDKDAVHAYEKAIEACKKEGGKFVVEGGVLEGAGYESGCYVKPAIAEVKNEYQIVQHETFAPILYLIKFSELEEAIALQNGVPQGLSSAIMTLNLREAEQFLSQAGSDCGIANVNIGTSGAEIGGAFGGEKETGGGRESGSDAWKAYMRRQTNTINYSTKLPLAQGIKFDF, from the coding sequence ATGGAGCAGATACTGCAACAATTCGGTATCGCCGGCAGTAACAGCGGCGTATCCACCGGCAGCAACATATTGAAAGCCAATGGTACGGTTATAACCTCCCATTCGCCGGTAGACGGTAAAACGATCGCAAGCGTGACTTGCGCTTCGCGGGAGAATTATGACGAAGTGATCAAAACCGCCCAGTCGGCCTACGAAGCCTGGCGCATGTGGCCGGCGCCCCGCCGCGGCGAGGTGGTACGGCAGGTAGGTGAAGCCCTGCGCGCCAACAAGGAAGCCCTGGGCCGCCTCGTTTCCTATGAAATGGGCAAAAGCCTCCAGGAAGGTTACGGCGAGGTACAGGAAATGATCGATATCTGCGATTTCGCCGTAGGCCTCAGCCGCCAGCTACATGGGCTGACCATGCATTCCGAGCGCCCCGGCCACCGGATGTACGAACAATGGCACCCCTTGGGCATCGTAGGTATTATTTCCGCCTTCAACTTCCCCGTGGCGGTATGGAGCTGGAACTCCATGCTCGCGTGGGTTTGCGGCGACGTCTGCATCTGGAAGCCCTCCGAAAAAACGCCCCTCACGGCCATTGCCTGCCAACATATCGCCGCAAAGGTGTTTGCTGCCAACGGCGTGCCTGAAGGCGTTTCCTGCCTGGTGGTGGGCGACCGCGAGGTGGGCGAATGGATGTCGGCCGACGGGCGCGTGCCCCTCGTTTCCGCAACAGGTTCCACCCGCATGGGTAAGGCCGTAGGCGCGGCTGTGGGCGCGAGATTGGGACGCGCGCTGCTGGAACTGGGCGGCAACAACGCCATCATCATTTCCAAAGACGCAGACCTGGACATGTCGCTCGTAGGCTGCGTATTCGGCGCCGTAGGCACCGCAGGGCAACGCTGCACCTCTACCCGCCGGCTCATCATCCACGAAAGCGTGTATGAAGCCTTCAAAACCAAGCTGGTGAACGCTTATAAGCAACTGCGCATCGGCAATCCGCTCGACGAGCATAACCACGTTGGGCCGTTGATCGACAAAGACGCCGTTCACGCCTATGAAAAAGCGATCGAAGCCTGCAAAAAAGAAGGCGGCAAATTCGTAGTGGAAGGCGGTGTGCTCGAAGGGGCCGGTTACGAATCGGGCTGTTACGTGAAACCCGCCATCGCCGAGGTGAAGAACGAATACCAGATCGTGCAGCACGAAACGTTCGCGCCCATCCTTTACCTCATCAAATTCTCCGAACTGGAGGAAGCCATTGCATTGCAGAACGGCGTGCCCCAGGGGCTTTCGTCGGCCATCATGACGCTGAACCTCCGGGAAGCGGAGCAATTCCTTTCGCAGGCGGGCTCCGACTGCGGGATCGCTAACGTCAACATCGGTACGAGCGGTGCGGAGATCGGCGGTGCTTTCGGTGGCGAAAAAGAGACGGGCGGCGGCCGGGAAAGCGGCTCCGACGCCTGGAAGGCTTATATGCGCCGGCAGACCAATACCATCAATTACAGCACGAAACTGCCGCTGGCACAGGGGATCAAATTCGATTTCTGA
- the panC gene encoding pantoate--beta-alanine ligase: MYLFKRAADLREALGQEKKAGRRIGFAPTMGALHQGHISLIQAAKAQSDIVVASIFVNPTQFNDPKDFEKYPSTIQQDILLLTAAGADYLFLPSVAEMYPEGVNGSHPHYDFGYIESVLEGASRPGHFQGVGIIVHKLLDAVEPDDLFMGQKDFQQCMIIKRLLEITGSKATLFICPTLREPDGLAMSSRNMRLTPEQRVTAVEISRTLQWVKDNLADRPFPELRAEGLARLEKAGFVPDYLQLASGSDLRLLEAPENGPMAILVAARLGDIRLIDNMTAGR; encoded by the coding sequence ATGTATTTATTCAAGCGGGCAGCGGATCTCCGGGAGGCGCTGGGACAGGAAAAAAAGGCAGGAAGACGCATCGGATTCGCCCCCACCATGGGCGCCCTCCATCAAGGGCACATCTCACTCATCCAGGCCGCAAAAGCGCAGTCAGACATCGTGGTAGCGAGCATTTTCGTCAATCCGACACAGTTCAACGATCCGAAAGACTTCGAAAAATATCCCTCCACCATTCAGCAAGACATTCTCCTCCTCACCGCCGCCGGGGCCGATTACCTTTTCCTCCCTTCCGTGGCGGAAATGTACCCCGAAGGCGTGAACGGCTCCCATCCCCATTACGATTTCGGGTATATCGAATCCGTGCTCGAAGGCGCCTCCCGCCCCGGGCACTTCCAGGGAGTAGGCATCATCGTCCATAAATTACTGGACGCCGTGGAACCGGACGACCTGTTCATGGGACAAAAAGATTTTCAGCAATGCATGATTATCAAACGTTTATTGGAGATCACCGGAAGTAAGGCTACATTATTTATATGCCCCACCCTCCGCGAGCCCGACGGCCTCGCCATGAGCAGCCGCAATATGCGCCTCACGCCGGAACAGCGGGTTACCGCCGTGGAAATCAGCCGGACGCTGCAATGGGTGAAAGACAACCTTGCCGACCGCCCTTTCCCCGAACTGCGTGCCGAAGGCCTGGCGCGGCTCGAAAAGGCCGGTTTCGTGCCGGACTACCTCCAGCTGGCCTCCGGTTCTGACCTCCGTTTGCTGGAGGCCCCGGAAAACGGGCCCATGGCTATCCTTGTGGCAGCCAGGCTGGGAGATATCAGGTTGATAGACAATATGACGGCCGGGCGCTAG
- a CDS encoding exopolyphosphatase — MKLAAIDIGSNAARLLITEASPKANGEMDFTKVNLVRVPLRLGMDVFATGAISEKRAESFVNTIKAYKLLLDVYEVKYLKTAATSAMRDAANGTQILERVKQETGMEIKVITGQEEANYIYENHIAENLDKTRGYLYIDVGGGSTEMTFFKGNSLVFKESFNIGTIRLLQGKVEEKHWQQMKDFLRQNLKNYGQLVAIGSGGNINKVFSLSKKKEGKPLTLDQLKDYYKEFSSFSVEERIHLYNLREDRADVIVPALQIYVNVMRWTDIQEIYVPKIGLADGLVRALYKEISALAQP; from the coding sequence ATGAAGCTTGCAGCTATAGACATCGGATCGAACGCGGCGCGCCTCCTCATCACGGAAGCGTCGCCCAAGGCGAACGGAGAAATGGATTTCACGAAAGTCAACCTCGTGCGCGTGCCCCTCCGGCTGGGCATGGACGTTTTTGCCACGGGGGCCATCTCTGAAAAGAGGGCCGAAAGCTTCGTCAACACCATCAAAGCCTATAAACTGCTGCTCGACGTCTACGAAGTCAAATACCTCAAAACGGCCGCTACTTCCGCCATGCGCGACGCGGCCAACGGCACGCAGATCCTCGAGCGCGTGAAGCAGGAAACCGGCATGGAGATCAAGGTGATCACCGGGCAGGAAGAAGCCAATTACATTTACGAGAACCACATCGCCGAAAACCTCGACAAAACACGGGGCTATCTCTATATCGACGTGGGCGGCGGCAGCACCGAAATGACGTTTTTCAAAGGGAACAGCCTCGTTTTCAAGGAATCGTTCAACATCGGCACCATCCGCCTGCTGCAGGGGAAAGTGGAAGAAAAGCACTGGCAGCAGATGAAAGACTTCCTCCGGCAAAACCTCAAAAATTACGGGCAGCTCGTGGCCATCGGCTCGGGCGGCAACATCAACAAAGTATTTTCCCTCTCCAAAAAGAAAGAAGGCAAGCCGCTCACGCTGGACCAACTGAAGGATTATTACAAGGAATTCAGCAGTTTTTCGGTGGAAGAGCGCATCCATCTTTATAATCTCCGCGAAGATCGTGCAGACGTGATCGTGCCGGCGTTGCAGATATACGTGAACGTGATGCGGTGGACGGATATCCAGGAGATCTACGTGCCCAAGATCGGCCTGGCCGACGGGCTCGTACGCGCCCTCTACAAGGAGATTTCCGCACTGGCCCAACCGTAG
- a CDS encoding DUF6691 family protein translates to MKNLKFGIAGILFGIILVKAEVISWFRIQEMFRLESFHMYGVIGSAIFTAMLGVLLIRKMGWRSMSGEEIVVRKKPFTKGNVIGGLIFGLGWAITGACPGPIFAQIGSGFTVVFITLLSAIAGTWAYGKWKDRLPH, encoded by the coding sequence ATGAAAAACCTGAAATTCGGCATCGCCGGCATCCTGTTCGGCATTATCCTCGTCAAAGCGGAAGTTATTTCCTGGTTTCGCATCCAGGAGATGTTCCGGCTGGAATCCTTCCACATGTACGGTGTGATCGGCTCGGCGATCTTCACGGCTATGCTGGGCGTATTGCTCATCCGTAAAATGGGCTGGCGCAGCATGAGCGGGGAGGAGATCGTTGTCCGGAAAAAGCCGTTCACCAAAGGCAATGTTATCGGCGGATTGATCTTCGGATTGGGCTGGGCCATCACCGGCGCCTGTCCCGGGCCGATTTTCGCCCAGATCGGCAGTGGTTTCACCGTGGTATTCATCACGCTGTTGAGCGCAATTGCCGGCACCTGGGCGTACGGCAAATGGAAAGACCGCCTGCCGCACTAA
- the panD gene encoding aspartate 1-decarboxylase — protein MLIEVLKSKIHRAVITEANLNYVGSITIDEDLMDAANLIANEKVQVVNVNNGERLETYIIKGKRGSGVVCMNGPAARLVAVGDIVIIISYATLDFEEAKKFVPIAVFPKEGNKL, from the coding sequence ATGCTGATCGAAGTATTAAAATCGAAGATTCACCGCGCGGTTATCACGGAAGCCAATTTGAACTACGTGGGCAGCATCACCATCGATGAAGATCTGATGGATGCCGCCAACCTGATCGCCAACGAGAAAGTTCAGGTCGTGAACGTCAACAACGGCGAGCGCCTCGAAACGTATATTATCAAGGGCAAACGCGGCTCCGGCGTGGTTTGCATGAACGGTCCGGCCGCGCGCCTCGTAGCCGTGGGCGATATCGTCATCATCATTTCATACGCCACCCTCGATTTCGAGGAAGCCAAAAAATTCGTGCCCATCGCCGTTTTCCCGAAAGAAGGCAATAAATTATAG
- a CDS encoding DUF1338 domain-containing protein, translating into MTTLETVLNGLMSRYQERVPDVGAIIKAMVREGIIEKATDIENDHIAFRTLGVPHLGIRSLEKIFLHYGYRKMDFYNFPEKKLDAYWYAPPSDKLPRIFISELRVKELSEKAQQTIHSYTDEVTSDPVDALNLDDAAAVDHFLHSGLWRTPTLSDYRLLGAESEYAAWVIYNRYYLNHFTVSVHNLPAGYNTIADFNAFLEREGFRLNDSGGKIKTSPDKGLLQSSTVARMIEAEFDGGEKQEIAGSYVEFAERRVLPQFAGLAHADIRREHRREGFEANNADKIFESTYSAQTGKKD; encoded by the coding sequence ATGACAACGCTGGAAACAGTATTGAACGGACTCATGAGCCGTTACCAGGAACGCGTTCCCGACGTGGGCGCTATTATCAAGGCAATGGTCCGTGAAGGGATTATCGAAAAAGCCACCGATATCGAAAACGATCACATCGCTTTCCGCACCCTCGGCGTGCCGCACCTCGGAATCCGCTCCCTGGAAAAGATTTTCCTCCATTACGGCTACCGGAAAATGGATTTCTACAACTTCCCGGAAAAGAAACTCGACGCATATTGGTATGCGCCGCCCTCCGATAAATTGCCCCGGATCTTCATCTCCGAGCTCCGTGTGAAAGAGCTCTCGGAAAAGGCCCAGCAAACCATCCACAGCTATACCGACGAAGTGACTTCCGACCCGGTAGACGCCCTGAACCTCGACGATGCTGCAGCCGTGGACCATTTCCTCCATTCCGGCCTCTGGCGCACGCCTACCCTTTCCGACTACCGCCTGCTCGGCGCGGAAAGTGAATACGCGGCCTGGGTGATCTATAATCGCTATTACCTCAACCACTTCACCGTCAGCGTCCACAACCTGCCTGCCGGATACAATACCATCGCGGATTTCAATGCTTTCCTGGAAAGGGAAGGTTTCCGGCTCAATGATTCCGGAGGAAAGATCAAAACCAGTCCAGACAAGGGTTTGCTGCAAAGCAGCACCGTTGCGCGGATGATCGAAGCGGAATTCGACGGCGGTGAGAAACAAGAAATCGCAGGATCGTACGTGGAGTTCGCGGAAAGAAGGGTACTGCCGCAGTTTGCAGGCCTCGCACACGCGGATATCCGCAGGGAACACCGGCGCGAAGGGTTCGAAGCCAACAACGCGGACAAAATATTCGAAAGCACCTATTCGGCGCAAACAGGCAAGAAGGATTGA
- a CDS encoding glycogen/starch synthase: MSTKKRILFIAQEMSPYLDLTEYANMVNKMAIKSNEAGLEVRVIMPRFGNINERRHRLHEVVRLSGINIVIDGDDYPLIIKVASLPNARLQVYFLDNEDYFKRKGVFADDDGTFYDDNAARMVFFCKGALETVKKFGWPPDIIHCSGWMTSLIPVYLKTAYKKEPVFAQTKTVFSMEPNSFKDKLGATFIKKAIISNQIKEKDLELYKDGTNSALNRGAAKFADAVVLAGEKVDKKTLDEVKAEKGKIILPYKKENEDLVDYLQLYHQLLGVK, encoded by the coding sequence ATGTCCACAAAGAAAAGAATTCTTTTTATTGCCCAGGAAATGTCGCCTTATCTGGATTTGACAGAGTATGCGAACATGGTCAATAAGATGGCGATCAAGTCGAATGAGGCGGGCCTGGAAGTGAGGGTTATCATGCCGAGGTTTGGGAATATCAACGAACGGAGGCACAGATTACATGAAGTGGTAAGATTGTCAGGCATCAACATCGTAATCGATGGGGATGATTACCCGCTGATCATCAAGGTGGCCTCGCTTCCGAACGCACGCCTGCAGGTTTACTTCCTGGACAATGAAGATTATTTCAAGCGGAAAGGCGTTTTCGCGGATGACGACGGTACATTTTACGATGACAACGCGGCGCGGATGGTGTTTTTCTGTAAAGGCGCCCTGGAAACCGTGAAGAAATTCGGATGGCCGCCGGATATTATCCATTGCAGTGGATGGATGACTTCGCTCATCCCCGTTTACCTGAAAACGGCCTATAAGAAGGAGCCGGTCTTCGCACAGACCAAAACGGTATTTTCTATGGAGCCCAACAGCTTCAAGGATAAACTGGGCGCTACCTTCATCAAGAAAGCGATCATCAGCAACCAGATCAAGGAAAAAGACCTGGAATTGTATAAAGACGGAACCAATTCGGCCCTGAACCGGGGTGCCGCCAAATTCGCCGACGCTGTAGTGCTGGCAGGGGAGAAGGTCGATAAAAAGACGTTGGACGAGGTGAAGGCGGAAAAAGGCAAGATCATCCTGCCTTATAAGAAGGAAAACGAAGACCTGGTGGACTATCTCCAGTTATATCATCAGCTGTTAGGCGTAAAATAA
- the panB gene encoding 3-methyl-2-oxobutanoate hydroxymethyltransferase, which yields MSAVNKEIKRITTHVLQKMKTDGEKISMLTAYDFSMARIFDDAGIDILLVGDSASNVMAGHETTLPITLDQMIYHAASVVRAIKRSFVVVDLPFGSYQGNSKEALVSTIRIMKETGAHGVKIEGGEEIIESVKRIISAGVPVMGHLGLTPQSIYKFGTYAVRATDDAEAEKLIRDAQLLQEAGAFAIVLEKIPAQLGKRVAEALTIPTIGIGAGKYVDGQVLVMHDMLGINKEFKPRFLRRYLDLYDQILGATKKYITDVKGKDFPNDNEQY from the coding sequence ATGTCTGCTGTAAACAAAGAAATCAAACGCATCACGACGCATGTGCTGCAAAAGATGAAGACGGACGGAGAGAAGATTTCCATGCTGACCGCTTATGACTTTTCCATGGCCCGCATCTTTGACGACGCGGGCATCGACATCCTGCTGGTAGGCGATTCCGCTTCCAACGTGATGGCCGGTCATGAAACCACGCTCCCCATTACCCTCGACCAGATGATTTACCATGCCGCTTCGGTAGTGCGCGCCATCAAGCGTAGTTTCGTGGTGGTAGACCTTCCCTTCGGTTCTTACCAGGGCAACTCCAAAGAGGCGCTCGTGTCCACCATCCGGATCATGAAAGAGACCGGTGCGCATGGCGTGAAGATCGAAGGCGGTGAAGAGATCATCGAATCCGTGAAAAGGATCATCAGCGCCGGGGTCCCCGTTATGGGCCACCTGGGCCTCACGCCGCAGAGCATCTATAAATTCGGCACCTACGCCGTAAGGGCCACAGACGATGCCGAAGCCGAAAAGCTCATCCGCGACGCGCAACTGCTCCAGGAAGCCGGCGCATTCGCCATCGTACTGGAAAAAATCCCCGCCCAACTGGGCAAACGCGTAGCCGAAGCGCTCACCATTCCCACGATCGGCATCGGCGCGGGCAAATATGTAGACGGACAGGTACTCGTGATGCACGACATGCTCGGCATCAACAAGGAATTCAAGCCCCGCTTCCTCCGCCGCTACCTCGATCTGTACGATCAGATCCTGGGCGCTACCAAAAAATACATCACCGACGTTAAAGGGAAGGATTTCCCCAACGACAACGAACAATACTAA